From a region of the Nonlabens dokdonensis DSW-6 genome:
- a CDS encoding MotA/TolQ/ExbB proton channel family protein: MKRSLSILFTAAMTIGVTGVASASALIQEAPEVVKTESFHQVLKKNFIDGGPGFMAIVLVCLILGLAVAIERIIYLNLSTTNSKKLAANVEQALQSGGIEAAKDVCRNTKGPVASIYYQGLDRADESIEAAEKAVVAYGGVQMGQLEKNVSWVSLFIALAPMLGFMGTVIGMIGSFNSIEEAGTMEPSLVAGGIKVALLTTVFGLIVAIILQIFYNYIVSKIDSIVNDMEDASITLIDILVDYKNGK, translated from the coding sequence ATGAAACGATCACTTTCAATTTTATTCACGGCAGCCATGACAATAGGTGTTACTGGTGTAGCTTCAGCTTCAGCATTAATCCAAGAAGCTCCAGAAGTAGTTAAAACAGAATCTTTCCACCAAGTCTTAAAGAAAAACTTTATTGATGGAGGACCTGGATTCATGGCAATTGTATTAGTATGTCTTATATTAGGACTAGCAGTAGCAATTGAAAGAATCATTTATTTAAACCTTTCTACTACAAATTCTAAGAAACTTGCTGCAAATGTGGAGCAAGCACTTCAAAGTGGTGGTATTGAAGCTGCAAAAGATGTATGTCGTAATACAAAAGGACCTGTTGCTTCTATCTATTATCAAGGACTTGACAGAGCCGATGAAAGCATCGAAGCTGCAGAAAAAGCAGTTGTTGCTTATGGTGGCGTACAAATGGGTCAATTAGAAAAGAACGTATCTTGGGTTTCATTATTTATCGCTCTTGCACCTATGCTTGGGTTTATGGGTACGGTAATAGGTATGATCGGATCGTTTAACAGTATTGAAGAAGCAGGTACAATGGAACCTTCTCTTGTAGCAGGTGGTATTAAAGTAGCACTTCTTACGACTGTATTTGGTCTTATTGTTGCAATTATCCTTCAAATCTTTTACAACTACATCGTTTCTAAAATTGATAGTATTGTAAATGATATGGAAGATGCTTCTATTACTCTTATCGACATTCTTGTAGATTACAAGAACGGTAAGTAA
- a CDS encoding ExbD/TolR family protein: MARRSAPEVNAGSMADIAFLLLIFFLVTTTIEVDSGIASKLPPPLPEDTPPPPIKEKNIFQVIVNAENRLLVEEEDMEIKNLTNAAVAFLDNGGGTDPRNACTYCRGAKDPESSDNPKKAIISLVNDRQASYKMYLAVTNELVRAYAILRDREAKRLYNETYSSMTNRYAEWPATEKESPEYLELEDRIDKVRELFPRNLSEAEPQNRE, translated from the coding sequence ATGGCTAGAAGATCTGCACCAGAAGTAAATGCCGGATCGATGGCAGACATTGCATTCCTATTATTGATCTTCTTCCTGGTAACTACCACGATAGAGGTAGATAGTGGTATTGCAAGTAAATTGCCTCCACCTCTTCCAGAGGACACGCCTCCACCACCTATTAAAGAGAAGAATATATTTCAAGTCATTGTAAATGCTGAAAATAGACTTCTTGTGGAAGAAGAGGATATGGAGATCAAAAACTTGACTAATGCTGCCGTAGCATTTTTAGATAACGGTGGTGGTACTGACCCAAGAAACGCTTGTACTTATTGTAGAGGTGCTAAGGATCCAGAATCGTCCGACAATCCTAAGAAAGCTATTATATCACTAGTCAATGATAGACAAGCATCTTACAAGATGTATCTAGCTGTTACTAATGAATTAGTAAGAGCTTATGCGATCCTTAGAGACCGTGAAGCAAAACGACTTTATAATGAGACGTATTCGTCTATGACAAATCGTTATGCAGAATGGCCTGCTACTGAGAAGGAAAGTCCGGAATATCTTGAGTTAGAAGATAGAATTGATAAGGTAAGAGAATTATTTCCTAGAAATCTTTCTGAAGCCGAACCTCAAAACAGAGAATAA
- a CDS encoding ExbD/TolR family protein has protein sequence MSKFNKKKNAEVPAVNTASLPDIVFMLLFFFMVATVMRDDELQIENQLPKANQVEKLAEKKKVVTIYIGKPSPNFTKQYGVTEVIQLGDKISPLSDVQTYVNTKRNAMDEDDKDEMMVSLKVDQNSQVGILTDVKQELRDALALKISYTSIEGDPLRNLKN, from the coding sequence ATGTCTAAATTTAATAAAAAGAAAAATGCTGAGGTACCTGCGGTAAACACTGCTTCCCTACCTGATATTGTATTTATGTTACTGTTTTTCTTTATGGTTGCAACTGTAATGAGGGATGATGAACTTCAAATAGAAAACCAACTTCCTAAAGCTAACCAAGTAGAGAAGCTTGCAGAGAAAAAGAAAGTTGTGACAATTTACATCGGAAAGCCGAGTCCGAATTTCACTAAACAATATGGAGTTACTGAGGTAATTCAATTGGGTGATAAAATTTCTCCTTTAAGTGACGTACAGACGTATGTGAACACAAAGAGAAATGCGATGGATGAGGATGATAAAGATGAAATGATGGTGTCATTAAAAGTAGATCAAAACTCTCAAGTAGGAATTCTAACAGATGTAAAACAAGAATTGAGAGATGCATTAGCTCTTAAAATAAGTTATACTTCTATAGAAGGTGATCCCCTTAGAAATTTGAAAAACTAA
- a CDS encoding ExbD/TolR family protein, translating to MAQRNAPEVNAGSMADIAFLLLIFFLVTTTIEVDSGIASKLPPPIDKPDDFRQNKRNLFQVIVNSENRILVNEKDMELKDLTKAAINFLDNGGATDSKNICSYCKGDKDSMSSENPKKAIISLVNDRQASYKTYIAVTNELVKAYSMLRDREAQRLYNETYTSMNNRLHNLPKTESDHPEYQKLEQQIKTIRELFPRNLSEAEPRKIE from the coding sequence ATGGCTCAAAGAAACGCACCAGAAGTAAACGCAGGATCAATGGCAGATATCGCTTTCCTATTATTGATCTTCTTTTTAGTAACAACTACCATAGAAGTAGATAGCGGTATTGCGAGTAAACTACCACCTCCGATTGATAAGCCAGATGATTTTAGACAAAATAAGAGAAACCTGTTTCAAGTCATTGTTAATTCTGAAAACAGGATTCTAGTTAATGAAAAGGATATGGAGCTAAAAGATTTAACAAAAGCTGCCATCAATTTTTTAGATAACGGTGGCGCAACAGATTCCAAAAACATTTGTTCCTATTGCAAAGGAGATAAAGATTCAATGTCCTCAGAAAATCCTAAAAAGGCAATTATATCACTAGTAAATGATAGGCAAGCGTCTTATAAAACCTACATCGCCGTTACTAACGAGCTAGTAAAAGCCTACTCTATGCTTCGAGATCGAGAAGCTCAAAGACTTTATAATGAGACGTACACTTCAATGAATAACCGACTCCATAACTTGCCAAAAACAGAAAGTGACCATCCTGAATATCAAAAACTAGAGCAGCAAATTAAAACTATCAGAGAATTATTCCCTCGGAATCTATCTGAAGCAGAGCCTAGAAAAATAGAATAA
- a CDS encoding porin family protein, producing the protein MRSLLLFTFLSVCAHLSTAQKSEFPDNAIPNVVDSLYREDQFYIGLSFNLVTNQPSSYSQNGFSGGLHAGFIRDMPINKRRNLAIGVGLGVSTNTYNSNLFIGQDANGESIYSILDGDIDVDRNRFNTNLVEMPIQLRWRTSTPTEYTFWRIYTGIKLSYIYHYKATFKNESLNASQTNIPEVNRFQYAATLSLGHGSFNAFVQYNLNTLFNEDALIDLEQVNLQPIKFGIEFYIL; encoded by the coding sequence ATGAGATCACTTTTACTCTTTACTTTTTTAAGCGTTTGCGCTCATTTAAGTACTGCTCAAAAATCAGAATTTCCAGATAACGCCATTCCTAATGTGGTGGATTCGCTCTATAGGGAAGATCAATTTTATATAGGTTTATCTTTTAACTTAGTTACAAATCAGCCTAGTTCTTATTCTCAAAATGGATTTTCAGGTGGATTGCATGCCGGTTTTATAAGAGATATGCCTATTAATAAAAGACGTAACCTAGCTATAGGTGTAGGATTAGGAGTCTCTACTAATACGTACAATTCCAATCTTTTTATAGGACAAGATGCAAATGGTGAAAGCATCTACAGTATTCTAGATGGTGATATAGATGTAGACCGTAATAGATTCAATACTAATCTTGTTGAAATGCCTATTCAGTTAAGATGGCGCACTTCTACGCCTACAGAATATACTTTTTGGCGCATTTATACTGGTATCAAACTATCGTACATATATCACTATAAAGCGACTTTTAAAAATGAATCCTTAAATGCTTCTCAAACTAATATTCCTGAGGTAAACCGCTTTCAATATGCAGCAACTCTTAGTTTAGGACATGGAAGCTTCAACGCATTTGTTCAGTACAACTTAAACACTTTGTTTAATGAAGATGCGCTCATAGATTTAGAGCAGGTCAACTTACAGCCTATTAAATTTGGGATTGAGTTTTACATCCTTTAG
- the rpoN gene encoding RNA polymerase factor sigma-54: MLKQSLNFKLSQKLSPQQIQLMKLIQLPTQAFEQRVKSELEENPALDDGKEQSEDEYDEFSNQDDYDDGNESIETDINVDDYLSDDDIPEYRTRANNYSADDDEKSVPYASGKSFTQTLIDQLNTVRLSDDHRAIAEFLVGSIDNSGYIRRSLEDITDDLAFTMNLYTEVEEVEKVLQVVHGLDPAGVGARDLQECLLIQLSRKRNSKSTELAIKLIRDSFDAFSKKHYSKIIAKYDITEDELRDAIDDIEHLNPKPGGSYAGGSTRVVEQVVPDFTIRIKDGELELTLNGRNAPELHVSRDYSNMLRGYKEAKEKTKSQKDAVMFIKQKLDGAKWFIEAIKQRQETLFVTMSTIMHYQKEYFLSGDERNLRPMILKDIADKIDMDVSTVSRVANSKYVDTPYGTKLIKEFFSESMTNSDGEEVSTREIKKILETVIGEESKKKPLTDQKLADLLKEKGYPIARRTVAKYREQLDIPVARLRKEI; the protein is encoded by the coding sequence ATGCTTAAACAGTCATTAAATTTTAAATTATCTCAAAAGCTCTCTCCTCAACAAATCCAGTTGATGAAGTTGATACAATTGCCTACACAAGCCTTTGAGCAAAGAGTAAAGTCTGAGCTGGAAGAAAATCCAGCACTGGATGACGGCAAAGAGCAGTCAGAAGATGAGTATGATGAATTTTCTAATCAAGATGATTATGACGATGGTAATGAGTCTATTGAGACAGATATCAATGTAGACGATTACTTGAGTGATGACGATATTCCCGAATATCGCACAAGAGCAAATAATTATAGTGCTGACGATGACGAGAAAAGCGTTCCGTATGCTTCTGGAAAGTCATTTACTCAAACGCTCATCGACCAGCTCAACACTGTGAGATTGAGTGATGACCATCGCGCCATTGCAGAGTTTCTTGTAGGTAGCATCGATAACAGTGGTTACATTAGAAGGTCTCTTGAAGACATTACAGATGACCTCGCTTTTACCATGAATTTATATACCGAGGTAGAAGAAGTAGAAAAAGTACTGCAGGTAGTTCATGGATTAGATCCTGCTGGTGTAGGAGCTCGTGATTTGCAGGAATGTTTATTGATTCAGCTTTCGCGAAAGCGTAACTCTAAAAGTACTGAGCTGGCCATTAAATTAATCAGAGATTCTTTTGATGCTTTTAGTAAAAAGCACTATTCAAAAATCATTGCTAAATACGACATTACCGAAGATGAATTGCGTGATGCTATTGATGATATAGAACATCTTAATCCTAAACCTGGAGGTTCTTATGCTGGTGGAAGCACACGTGTTGTGGAGCAAGTAGTGCCGGATTTTACTATACGTATAAAAGATGGTGAGTTAGAACTCACATTGAATGGCCGTAACGCTCCAGAATTACATGTATCTAGAGATTATTCTAATATGTTGAGAGGTTATAAGGAAGCAAAGGAGAAAACTAAATCTCAAAAAGATGCGGTAATGTTTATCAAGCAAAAACTTGATGGGGCAAAATGGTTTATAGAAGCGATCAAACAAAGACAAGAGACTTTATTTGTGACCATGTCTACTATTATGCATTACCAAAAAGAATATTTCTTATCTGGTGATGAGCGTAACTTGCGTCCCATGATTCTCAAGGACATTGCAGATAAGATAGACATGGACGTATCTACTGTTTCTCGTGTGGCAAACTCTAAGTACGTGGACACTCCTTATGGTACTAAGTTAATCAAGGAATTTTTCTCAGAGTCTATGACTAACTCTGATGGTGAAGAAGTGTCTACTAGAGAAATTAAAAAAATTCTTGAAACCGTAATAGGTGAAGAAAGCAAGAAAAAACCGCTTACAGATCAAAAACTTGCTGACTTATTAAAAGAAAAAGGATACCCTATTGCTCGTAGAACAGTTGCTAAATACAGAGAACAGTTAGACATTCCTGTGGCACGTTTGAGAAAGGAAATCTAG